From one Xyrauchen texanus isolate HMW12.3.18 chromosome 17, RBS_HiC_50CHRs, whole genome shotgun sequence genomic stretch:
- the LOC127658101 gene encoding uncharacterized protein LOC127658101 isoform X2: MPGETAHQSGPTQGQMDSGDSQSELPGADLSGQTSSSSASTPTDGVSSPSPSSPPKLSPLYTPFGPRIVMAKPTTFPRPQPEGASFELEGRSGTISQPMGRFGKGAYRRGPVKMERIKVLTGAEIESDCQEPETMDSRVVMGQEALLRNMETQSGMLLGKQICQETPSSGHQPSECFKKDQVVLDEKAKLDTGQLSPIVDQGKRLTSNPEQETTIGHLHECPVLESKVKDDELTGSSTLFPDNEGEPLSLSQGEVPSWSFSEPPYIVDPRCIGVLPGLDPDQYYTAPSTPIKMAYCSHLKQQWHSGSQSQSPGSPTDESDLCSPPTSPSGSYITAEGGSWTSYTSSTSHSCSPNITAEAELQEAPACYVGSLSEIGDELGDERIGTERYACMCNPDIQELLEDVASEDDMLSRETCKPHWVMEHVSTHESSRRHTDYQEEASMSEGSPGPKDFQRAPGVTHASDNLHHTLELEFHACVPEPFASLDPPLTPEENTTSFLLNQRLTALSTAHDMGSETPVAFSSEIGNIDSNSLYLEIGSSAPLFHGYSREDGPMGDAMIPASMLPFHGSLILQADSMEITLFPTEDEQGNDVDAYAAGEEEADVDEYDDEEDKDDDGGDDNEDVDLSNDAQQQEADGRDGRGVEDPNEDDTSASFLNSLSENSINEGVDESFAYQDDTEESIDSTSYNGDEDDQLYSTEKHAELAHQFLGLDEPVQSVSYPKPESSSRDSEMEISSGSSESPNVESQENLAECNVHDESIITPQSPETKAELAEGLPVNIEAIEENQHSTDPLTVTLTEEKGQQIIINDPTVDQDNAIGKYSKIHSCVEGASAADICYKNNVDINQELDMKNGNSMELMDTSQKLAETATNDLNKGDPQLTYLDDCSPTNIPVCAYPELSDVPDNLTSIDVLPFEHSMNQDNLTDNQPGNDDINHSSSNMSCSTYSRLVISPKKENAEINMTENELYSESWRPRDPLSLGECCDFEAENLLCEIARTVHSKGLSVAHNIAAGEDIMGDDEDNNRYCDLQEKMADIEVGVVESNIASWRSIQDLSEAGGGEDDANNLQNPESNPLIHCSSEKCLIASWNDPEKTCKPIILSAPSKLTFNMLSSDGRDVKDQIPNTDFNIPENLSSDIFSEGSAEITSKLTSQDHESGQQPDMVSISTSTVSHEQSDSITVISTQSDNLGLSSNQCHSNPQQISLANTFSENKLTFNLQGGSFGNFTVRKKSTNVKIVGTSEATILQQISVAHKEATSYFEDGAQNGAVRQDVSQVGANIQNDILNVKSTVRQHQEQDTTAGTQVQESVKFVTHEDIENELKICQNREAQDFPEEIQVLESNIKLDEGSNTSALLDDEREEATLKEVPDTNYFHASKLKVIDALETNIAVSVSKDKEKTQCQDKEMKATDNQISSSDIFSLREVFAEVQQKEVVCIVENTEPFQTSEDLIFHFPDSSCIEPNDSVRTESVVATQTKDLTSPDGLKELPKCVVGLTESTGDNNDNHVGGSISLCVESSEQDRVSPRCTSKVIQEEDLSTHKQESQPIHDISKICALSSHTQLDPDEKPSPSDFQSALQSSGVSTMELESWESEEQKPLLLPIQDTCHHESEKTVMMAKPSRHENPPVCKGHRTEQSQSTTSNGQRGSTCAQRSLNQSVERETLPCISPRPDLVKSQKQQSKERDVCPISYISKSPEDVDLPFKNCSSGNETDSDDSVPELEEPSETLLRPSNPQLPHSPADESVSRAKQSRSEKKARKAMSKLGLKQIHGVTRITIRKSKNILFVITRPDVFKSPASDIYIVFGEAKIEDLSQQVHKAAAEKFKVPLDPSPLPSDITPSLTIKEESEEEEELDEGGLEQRDIELVMAQANVSRAKAVHALRHNKNDIVNAIMELTM, translated from the exons ATGCCTGGTGAAACTGCACATCAGAGCGGCCCAACACAGGGCCAGATGGATTCTGGAGACTCACAATCAGAGCTACCAGGAGCAG ATCTGTCTGGTCAAACATCCAGCTCTTCAGCCTCAACTCCAACTGACGGTGTCTCCAGTCCTTCTCCTAGCAGCCCTCCCAAACTCTCCCCACTATATACTCCATTTGGCCCCCGTATAGTCATGGCCAAACCCACCACTTTTCCTCGTCCACAGCCTGAAGGTGCAAGTTTTGAACTGGAAGGGCGGTCTGGAACTATCAGCCAACCAATGGGGCGGTTTGGTAAAGGAGCCTATAGAAGAGGTCCTGTGAAAATGGAACGTATAAAAGTCCTAACTGGAGCAGAAATAGAGAGTGACTGTCAGGAGCCAGAGACCATGGACTCAAGGGTTGTAATGGGGCAAGAAGCTCTACTGAGAAATATGGAGACACAAAGTGGAATGCTGCTAGGAAAACAGATATGCCAAGAAACACCTAGTTCAGGACACCAGCCCTCAGAATGTTTCAAGAAAGATCAGGTTGTGCTAGATGAGAAAGCAAAACTAGACACTGGTCAATTGAGTCCCATTGTAGACCAGGGTAAGAGATTAACTTCAAACCCAGAACAAGAGACAACCATCGGTCACCTACATGAATGTCCAGTCCTAGAATCCAAAGTAAAAGATGATGAACTGACAGGCAGCAGTACTCTTTTCCCAGACAATGAGGGAGAGCCACTGTCTCTATCTCAGGGTGAAGTGCCTTCCTGGTCATTTTCCGAGCCTCCCTATATTGTTGACCCACGATGCATTGGTGTCCTTCCAGGTCTGGATCCTGATCAATACTATACAGCCCCTTCAACTCCCATTAAGATGGCTTACTGCTCACATCTAAAGCAACAATGGCACTCAGGGAGCCAGAGCCAAAGTCCTGGTTCCCCAACTGATGAATCTGATCTGTGCTCCCCTCCTACATCTCCCTCTGGCTCCTACATCACAGCTGAGGGAGGAAGCTGGACCTCATACACCTCCAGCACCTCACATTCCTGCTCCCCAAATATAACAGCTGAGGCAGAGTTGCAAGAGGCTCCTGCTTGCTACGTGGGGTCCCTGTCAGAGATCGGTGATGAGCTTGGAGATGAGCGAATTGGAACTGAGAGGTATGCTTGCATGTGTAATCCTGATATACAAGAGTTGCTCGAAGATGTGGCCTCTGAAGATGATATGCTGTCTAGGGAGACCTGTAAGCCTCATTGGGTGATGGAACATGTTTCCACACATGAGAGCAGCAGGAGACACACAGACTACCAGGAAGAGGCCAGCATGTCTGAGGGCTCTCCAGGGCCAAAAGATTTCCAGAGAGCACCTGGTGTAACCCATGCTTCGGATAATCTACATCATACTCTGGAACTGGAATTTCATGCTTGTGTGCCAGAGCCATTTGCAAGCCTGGACCCCCCTCTAACACCAGAAGAGAATACAACTTCTTTTCTCCTCAATCAGAGGCTGACAGCATTGTCTACTGCACATGACATGGGGAGCGAAACCCCAGTTGCGTTCTCCTCAGAGATTGGAAACATAGATAGCAACAGTTTATATCTTGAGATTGGATCCTCTGCTCCACTGTTCCATGGCTACTCCAGAGAGGATGGACCCATGGGAGATGCAATGATTCCTGCCTCCATGTTGCCTTTTCATGGAAGCTTGATATTACAGGCTGATTCCATGGAGATAACACTGTTCCCTACAGAGGATGAGCAGGGGAATGATGTTGATGCATATGCTGCTGGAGAGGAGGAAGCAGATGTAGATGAGTATGATGATGAGGAGGATAaagatgatgatggtggtgatgatAATGAAGATGTGGATCTCAGCAATGATGCACAACAGCAAGAGGCAGATGGGAGGGATGGAAGGGGTGTGGAAGACCCAAATGAAGATGACACCTCAGCTTCTTTCCTAAATTCCCTTTCAGAGAACTCAATAAATGAGGGAGTAGATGAGTCCTTTGCTTATCAGGATGACACAGAGGAGTCTATTGATTCCACTTCTTATAATGGGGATGAAGATGACCAACTATATAGCACAGAAAAGCATGCTGAACTTGCACATCAGTTTCTTGGTCTAGATGAACCTGTGCAGTCAGTGAGCTACCCCAAACCAGAATCCTCAAGCAGAGACAGTGAAATGGAGATATCCTCTGGATCATCTGAGTCCCCAAATGTAGAATCACAAGAAAATTTAGCAGAATGCAATGTTCATGATGAAAGCATAATCACACCACAATCCCCAGAAACAAAGGCTGAGCTTGCAGAAGGATTACCTGTAAATATTGAAGCAATAGAGGAAAACCAACATAGCACAGATCCCTTAACAGTCACATTAACTGAAGAGAAAGGACAGCAGATCATCATCAATGATCCAACAGTTGATCAAGACAATGCAATAGGAAAATATAGTAAAATTCACTCATGTGTGGAAGGGGCCTCAGCCGCTGACATATGCTACAAAAATAATGTAGACATTAACCAGGAACTGGATATGAAAAATGGAAATAGCATGGAATTGATGGACACATCACAAAAGCTGGCTGAAACGGCAACCAATGACTTAAATAAGGGAGACCCCCAGCTAACATACCTTGATGACTGCAGCCCCACAAACATTCCAGTCTGTGCATATCCTGAACTTTCTGATGTACCAGATAACTTAACTTCAATTGATGTTCTACCATTTGAACATTCCATGAATCAAGACAATCTAACAGACAATCAACCTGGCAATGATGATATAAACCATAGCTCTTCAAATATGTCTTGCTCCACTTACAGCAGACTTGTCATTTCACCAAAGAAAGAGAATGCTGAGATCAACATGAcagaaaatgaactttactcTGAGAGTTGGAGACCAAGGGATCCCTTGTCTTTAGGTGAATGCTGTGACTTTGAGGCTGAAAATCTGCTGTGTGAGATAGCCAGAACAGTGCACAGTAAGGGTTTGTCTGTTGCTCATAACATTGCTGCTGGAGAAGACATAATGGGTGATGATGAGGACAACAACAGATATTGTGACCTCCAAGAGAAGATGGCTGATATTGAAGTTGGCGTGGTTGAGTCAAACATTGCCAGTTGGAGATCCATTCAGGATCTTTCAGAGGCAGGAGGGGGTGAGGATGATGCAAATAACCTTCAAAATCCAGAAAGCAATCCACTCATACATtgcagttcagaaaagtgtctgaTTGCATCATGGAATGATCCTGAAAAAACTTGCAAACCCATAATTTTAAGTGCTCCATCAAAACTTACATTTAATATGCTTTCAAGTGATGGGAGAGATGTGAAAGATCAGATTCCAAACACAGACTTCAACATTCCAGAGAATTTGTCTTCAGACATATTTAGTGAAGGAAGTGCTGAAATAACGTCTAAACTGACATCTCAGGATCATGAATCTGGTCAACAACCTGACATGGTCTCCATTTCAACATCGACCGTTTCCCATGAACAAAGTGATTCTATAACAGTGATTTCAACCCAATCAGACAATCTTGGTCTGTCTTCAAATCAGTGTCATTCAAACCCTCAACAAATTAGCCTAGCAAACACTTTCTCAgaaaacaagctgacattcaacTTGCAAGGGGGATCATTTGGCAATTTTACAGTTAGAAAGAAATCAACCAATGTAAAGATTGTTGGCACCTCAGAAGCAACAATTCTCCAACAAATATCTGTTGCTCATAAAGAGGCAACATCATATTTTGAAGATGGGGCTCAAAATGGAGCAGTAAGGCAGGATGTCAGTCAAGTAGGGGCAAACAtccaaaatgacattttaaatgttaaatccaCTGTCAGACAACACCAAGAGCAAGATACTACAGCTGGCACTCAGGTTCAGGAGAGTGTTAAATTTGTCACCCATGAGGACATagaaaatgaattgaaaatatGTCAGAACAGAGAGGCACAAGATTTTCCGGAGGAAATTCAAGTTCTGGAGAGCAACATAAAGCTTGATGAAGGTTCAAATACATCAGCTCTTCTTGATGATGAAAGAGAAGAGGCAACACTAAAAGAAGTGCCAGATACCAATTATTTTCATGCCTCAAAACTAAAGGTAATTGATGCTCTTGAAACCAACATTGCAGTTTCAGTCTCAAAGGATAAAGAAAAGACCCAGTGCCAAGATAAGGAAATGAAGGCTACAGATAATCAAATATCAAGCTCTGATATATTTTCATTGAGAGAGGTATTTGCTGAAGTGCAGCAAAAAGAGGTTGTCTGTATAGTAGAGAACACTGAACCTTTTCAAACATCAGAAGATTTGATTTTTCACTTTCCTGATAGTAGTTGTATTGAACCAAACGATTCTGTTCGTACAGAGTCAGTTGTTGCAACTCAGACAAAAGACCTTACAAGTCCTGATGGGCTAAAAGAACTTCCAAAGTGTGTAGTAGGTTTGACGGAAAGCACAGGAGACAACAATGACAATCATGTAGGGGGCAGTATATCCCTCTGTGTGGAAAGCTCAGAACAAGACAGGGTCTCTCCCAGATGTACATCCAAAGTTATTCAGGAGGAGGACCTCTCAACCCACAAACAGGAGTCACAGCCCATACATGACATCTCCAAAATATGTGCTCTCTCCTCACATACTCAACTAGATCCAGATGAAAAACCAAGCCCTTCTGACTTTCAAAGTGCCCTTCAGTCCTCTGGAGTTAGCACTATGGAATTAGAATCATGGGAATCAGAGGAGCAAAAACCACTTTTGCTTCCTATTCAAGACACATGCCATCATGAGAGTGAGAAAACAGTCATGATGGCAAAGCCATCCAGACATGAGAACCCTCCAG TTTGTAAAGGACACCGAACAGAACAGTCCCAGTCCACAACATCCAATGGACAAAGAGGCAGTACCTGTGCTCAAAGATCATTGAATCAGTCAGTTGAAAGAGAGACCCTACCTTGCATCAGTCCAAGACCAGACTTGGTAAAATCTCAAAAGCAACAGAGTAAAGAACGAGATGTGTGCCCAATTAGCTACATATCAAAAAGCCCAGAGGATGTGGAtctccccttcaaaaattgca GTTCAGGTAATGAAACCGATAGTGATGATTCAGTGCCTGAGCTGGAGGAACCCAGTGAAACATTGCTTAGACCCTCAAACCCACAG TTACCACACTCTCCTGCTGATGAATCGGTGAGCAGGGCTAAGCAGAGTCGAAGTGAGAAAAAAGCACGAAAG GCGATGTCAAAGCTTGGGCTGAAACAGATCCATGGAGTGACACGGATCACCATTCGGAAGTCCAAGAACATACTCTTTGTTATTACACGCCCAGATGTGTTCAAAAGTCCTGCATCAGATATTTACATAGTATTTGGAGAGGCAAAG ATCGAAGACCTGTCACAGCAGGTACACAAGGCAGCGGCAGAGAAATTTAAGGTTCCTCTCGACCCCTCACCTCTGCCATCAGACATCACACCCAGCCTGACCATAAAAGAAGAGagtgaggaagaagaggag CTGGATGAGGGTGGGCTGGAGCAGAGAGATATCGAGCTGGTAATGGCACAGGCCAATGTGTCTCGAGCTAAAGCTGTCCATGCGCTGCGTCACAATAAGAACGATATTGTCAATGCCATCATg GAGCTGACAATGTAA